A region from the Spirochaetota bacterium genome encodes:
- a CDS encoding PocR ligand-binding domain-containing protein codes for MVRYFIESQQMNDLLSLLHRLFDIRITFFDMADGEVGYFDIKGMSKYCSFIRRDTAMNARCIACDKRNLLIAQRTKDIHIYHCHRGLAEGIIPLSDTRGVYLGAIVFGQVRIRGSRSPSFGDAYERRYYRMLPSLSRERLADIARMLKYVSEHIIVRELVRHKARQWMETLLSYIDANGSRRIGIADMAKAVDRSPSFISHYFVKEFGVTARAYIMDRKLRRAAEQILAGKRSAETARQFGFYDEFHFSKAFKKKFGVSPRAYAAEKRSPLKDTVKVGDT; via the coding sequence ATGGTCAGGTACTTCATCGAATCGCAGCAGATGAACGATCTCCTTTCGCTCCTGCACCGTCTCTTCGATATACGCATAACGTTCTTCGACATGGCGGACGGCGAGGTCGGTTATTTCGATATCAAAGGAATGTCGAAATACTGCAGCTTCATTCGGCGCGACACAGCGATGAACGCGCGATGCATCGCCTGCGATAAGCGGAACCTTCTCATCGCACAAAGAACGAAGGATATCCATATCTATCATTGTCATCGCGGGCTCGCAGAAGGGATAATACCGCTTTCCGATACGCGGGGTGTGTATCTCGGCGCCATTGTGTTCGGACAGGTGCGCATCAGGGGATCACGCTCGCCGAGCTTCGGCGACGCATACGAACGCCGGTATTATCGCATGCTCCCGTCACTCAGCCGGGAACGTCTCGCCGATATCGCCCGCATGCTCAAGTATGTGAGCGAGCACATCATCGTCCGTGAGCTCGTGCGTCACAAGGCACGGCAATGGATGGAAACGCTGTTGTCGTATATCGATGCGAACGGATCTCGTCGTATCGGCATTGCCGATATGGCGAAGGCGGTCGACCGCTCGCCGTCTTTCATCTCCCACTATTTCGTGAAGGAATTCGGCGTTACCGCCCGTGCGTATATCATGGACAGGAAATTGCGGCGCGCAGCCGAACAGATACTCGCCGGAAAACGATCTGCTGAAACGGCGCGGCAATTCGGGTTCTACGATGAATTCCATTTCTCAAAGGCGTTCAAGAAGAAATTCGGCGTATCTCCCCGGGCATATGCGGCGGAGAAGCGATCTCCTCTAAAAGATACGGTCAAAGTCGGAGATACGTGA
- a CDS encoding class II fructose-bisphosphate aldolase, translating to MTSAKKIIDKAYATHTAIPAFNIPYLPMMEAVAAAVRDSKACAFITVARLEWMKFKAHGMREIKREYDRIADRNTTRLHLDHIPVIDEDGMRVDYEAVISEALALGYDSVMVDGSRLSFDENIRATKNIVTLAHAHGIPVEAELGAVFGHEKGPAPDYDALFASGRGFTDPAEAKRFAAETNVDWLSVAVGNVHGAISDATRDQKKIAARLSHERLALLRDATGIPLVLHGGSGISRDDIDKGIANGIAKINIATAIRQPYEAAIKRSAKAAYDAVYQATCDVLTELHAVNTCEGALP from the coding sequence ATGACCAGCGCAAAAAAAATCATTGATAAAGCCTATGCGACGCATACGGCGATACCGGCGTTCAATATACCGTATCTGCCGATGATGGAAGCAGTTGCGGCTGCCGTACGAGACTCAAAGGCATGTGCATTCATCACCGTGGCGCGGCTTGAGTGGATGAAATTCAAGGCACACGGCATGCGCGAGATCAAACGCGAATATGACCGCATTGCCGACAGGAACACAACGCGGCTTCACCTTGATCACATCCCGGTCATCGATGAGGACGGTATGCGCGTGGACTATGAGGCGGTGATATCCGAAGCGCTTGCACTCGGTTACGATTCCGTCATGGTGGACGGATCGCGGCTTTCCTTCGATGAGAATATACGCGCGACAAAAAATATCGTCACACTCGCTCACGCACATGGCATTCCCGTCGAGGCGGAGCTCGGGGCCGTGTTCGGTCACGAGAAGGGTCCCGCCCCCGATTATGACGCGCTTTTTGCGAGCGGCAGGGGATTCACCGATCCGGCAGAGGCGAAGCGGTTCGCAGCAGAGACCAATGTCGACTGGCTCTCGGTGGCAGTGGGCAATGTGCACGGAGCCATCTCTGATGCGACAAGAGACCAGAAGAAGATAGCAGCGCGGCTTTCCCACGAACGTCTCGCGCTGCTGCGGGATGCGACGGGGATACCGCTCGTGCTCCACGGCGGGAGCGGCATATCCAGGGATGATATTGATAAAGGGATAGCGAACGGTATTGCGAAAATAAATATCGCGACCGCGATACGACAGCCGTATGAAGCGGCGATCAAGCGCTCGGCAAAAGCCGCGTATGATGCGGTGTATCAGGCGACATGCGACGTACTTACGGAACTGCATGCGGTCAATACGTGTGAAGGAGCATTACCATGA
- a CDS encoding FGGY-family carbohydrate kinase, with protein MSLLGIDIGTTGVKAVVIGESGGSVFTGYREYRTVHPSPGYAELDAPAVWIIIKECIAEAASRAQHDPIRAISTSSLGEAVVPVTRDRRIVGRSILGADSRGGEYVERIRECMGVRERYEINPNIIGANYTLPKLMWLKEHARAEYERADLYLLWADAVGFLLGAEPYASNSLANRTLLFDIRKNDWSDELCTRSGIARDRFGKIIAGGETAGTVDRGIARELGLNDNVTIIAGGHDQCCNALGAGSITPNTISCGMGTYECITPVFTMPKDMDSMRKRNLNIEHHVVDGLYVSFIYNQAGLLVKWFRDTFAAGDAERYGASIYEKLNEEVPQAPTDLFTLPYFEMSGAPGFVTDAKGAIIGLRASTTRGEILRSIMESSTYYFAEVLDDMRHSGMELTRAVATGGGSRSDAWMQIHADVLGIPFVRPRITEASALGAAILAGMGSGVFASAKEAVAAAVSMEKEFLPNNEIGRCYRERVKRYTSLLPMVRDFLS; from the coding sequence ATGAGCCTCCTTGGCATTGACATCGGCACTACCGGCGTCAAAGCCGTGGTCATCGGTGAAAGCGGAGGATCTGTTTTCACCGGATATCGTGAATACAGAACAGTGCATCCATCGCCCGGATATGCTGAGTTGGACGCACCGGCGGTGTGGATCATCATCAAGGAGTGCATTGCGGAAGCGGCATCGAGAGCACAGCATGATCCTATACGGGCGATATCGACGAGCTCGCTCGGTGAAGCAGTGGTACCGGTAACACGCGACAGAAGGATAGTCGGACGGAGCATCCTCGGAGCGGACAGCCGCGGCGGCGAATATGTTGAACGGATACGCGAATGCATGGGTGTGCGCGAACGATATGAGATAAATCCGAACATCATCGGAGCGAATTATACGCTGCCGAAACTCATGTGGCTTAAGGAGCATGCACGCGCGGAATATGAACGTGCCGATCTTTATCTGCTATGGGCGGACGCTGTCGGCTTTCTTCTCGGTGCGGAGCCGTATGCGTCGAATTCGCTTGCGAATCGGACGCTTCTTTTCGATATACGGAAGAACGATTGGTCGGATGAACTTTGCACGCGTTCGGGGATTGCACGTGATCGCTTTGGGAAAATAATTGCCGGCGGAGAAACGGCAGGCACCGTCGACAGAGGAATAGCGCGGGAACTTGGATTGAACGATAATGTAACTATAATCGCCGGCGGTCATGATCAATGCTGCAATGCGCTCGGCGCAGGTTCCATCACGCCGAACACGATATCATGCGGCATGGGGACCTATGAGTGTATAACACCGGTATTCACCATGCCGAAAGACATGGACAGCATGCGTAAGCGTAATCTCAACATCGAGCACCATGTCGTTGACGGGCTTTACGTGAGCTTCATCTACAATCAGGCGGGGCTTCTTGTAAAATGGTTCCGTGATACGTTCGCGGCGGGTGACGCAGAGCGCTATGGGGCATCGATATATGAAAAGCTTAACGAGGAAGTTCCTCAAGCACCGACCGATCTGTTCACGCTGCCGTATTTCGAGATGTCGGGGGCTCCGGGTTTTGTTACTGATGCGAAGGGGGCCATCATCGGATTGCGTGCATCAACGACGCGCGGGGAGATATTACGATCGATAATGGAATCATCAACGTATTATTTTGCCGAAGTACTTGACGATATGCGGCATTCCGGCATGGAGCTCACCCGTGCGGTGGCGACCGGCGGGGGGAGCAGATCGGATGCATGGATGCAGATACATGCGGACGTGCTCGGTATTCCATTTGTGCGTCCGCGTATCACCGAAGCAAGCGCTCTCGGTGCGGCTATTCTTGCCGGCATGGGGAGCGGTGTGTTCGCATCGGCGAAAGAAGCGGTTGCCGCCGCGGTGTCGATGGAAAAGGAATTCCTGCCGAACAATGAAATTGGCCGATGCTATCGTGAGCGGGTGAAACGGTATACATCGCTTCTGCCTATGGTGCGCGATTTCCTTTCATAA
- a CDS encoding uroporphyrinogen decarboxylase family protein: MTDRERFIETLTFGTPDRIPLTPGGGRKSTREKWLTQGLPAAVTDTTRYAYELAGGKAEWGHAEYTAFPVTERMMPQFEEKVLEVKEDSHIVQDWKGNICEISREFAVEYLRNPIDFVTRRWIKCPVENRADWESMKKRYDANDPARLPLDAAARAAKLAHREHFLQFGFSGPFWQLREWLGFENLCVMMADDEDFVDEMLHFWQEYIVSLMERAFAHVIPDSVHISEDMAYKSYSMISPAMTKRFLMPVWKRWGEVIRAHGIPIYACDSDGFIGELIPLWIEAGINACDPIEVAAGNDIVAFRKRFGKNMAYRGGVDKRAMAKGGDVLKAEIDRITPVIKSGGFIPGCDHGVPSDVSWQNFVLHTKLLAERTGWL; this comes from the coding sequence ATGACAGACCGAGAACGCTTCATTGAAACGCTCACGTTCGGCACGCCCGACCGCATCCCGCTTACACCCGGCGGCGGGAGGAAATCAACACGGGAAAAGTGGCTTACCCAGGGCCTGCCTGCTGCCGTAACGGATACGACACGATATGCATACGAACTGGCAGGCGGTAAAGCGGAGTGGGGACACGCCGAGTATACCGCATTCCCGGTCACAGAGCGGATGATGCCGCAATTCGAAGAAAAAGTTCTCGAGGTAAAAGAGGATTCCCATATCGTTCAGGATTGGAAGGGAAATATCTGCGAGATAAGCAGGGAATTCGCCGTGGAATATCTGCGTAACCCCATCGACTTCGTCACGCGCCGATGGATTAAGTGTCCCGTTGAGAACCGTGCGGACTGGGAATCGATGAAAAAACGCTACGATGCGAACGATCCCGCGCGCTTGCCTCTCGATGCCGCGGCGCGTGCGGCGAAACTCGCACACCGCGAGCATTTCCTGCAGTTCGGGTTTTCCGGCCCGTTCTGGCAGCTTCGTGAATGGCTCGGATTCGAGAACCTCTGCGTCATGATGGCCGATGACGAGGACTTCGTGGATGAGATGCTTCACTTCTGGCAGGAATACATCGTATCGCTCATGGAACGCGCCTTCGCCCATGTGATCCCCGACAGCGTTCATATTTCCGAGGACATGGCGTACAAATCATATTCCATGATTTCGCCTGCGATGACAAAGCGATTCCTCATGCCGGTGTGGAAACGCTGGGGCGAGGTGATACGCGCACACGGCATACCTATTTACGCCTGCGACTCGGACGGGTTCATCGGTGAACTCATACCGCTTTGGATAGAAGCAGGGATAAACGCCTGCGATCCCATCGAAGTGGCCGCGGGAAATGACATCGTCGCTTTCAGGAAGCGATTCGGGAAGAACATGGCATACCGCGGCGGCGTGGACAAGCGTGCGATGGCGAAGGGCGGGGATGTGCTCAAAGCGGAGATAGACCGGATCACCCCGGTCATAAAGAGCGGCGGATTCATCCCCGGCTGCGATCACGGCGTGCCGTCGGACGTATCGTGGCAGAATTTCGTTCTGCACACAAAACTCCTGGCGGAAAGGACCGGATGGTTATGA
- a CDS encoding LamG-like jellyroll fold domain-containing protein produces the protein MSIRAAVLFTSIIFACSLHAQTKPALEFLFDGSLKNTGSFGGEGKFANTAAGEEARFGEGMMNGCLDMCSTRGGIEDKTVPHGGAVLFPAGALAGASTVTVIAAIYPAVVDDLPRRIVTLSPLLQIYAQSGAIVLAVGNSKNEIKFHSTGIPVAAETPAIIAVVCDAKNRNITAYQFKSRALVKTFSESAMPDNAVFGGGVIEIGNAGGIRAFKGYIDSVRIYASALPENEIASVMSADRKAFTVPASGAAPIEEAAVLARIDIDASATKEPLTYVSGASGVRGEHPSWGDEKTRPQRLTVEFPCNLKTWTPFRFQIQTGDAGILALRFMGPYSQGSGSRPHFIPVLFDDVKIEGAAFVNGDMEWPQQAAWEFLEQQRGQADFEKAGFLHDEKIAHSGKTCLRVWTWVTAHQRLKVGTNQLLTISGWVRQDETRSNVVLTGIPPKGSVPSGPVFFASIENAANMGFADAQAGDGKGGWSDQGPENDFKEFDLQASNFGGVPFRIVNPLKNQGRSILTFRSEKFPAGIQVATVPVEAKKARFLYLLHTTCWNESKSGTPVGTIRLRRANRDEKVIEVQSGREVSDWWTPRGLPNGAPVEKKDNGSARVGVFLSRFPLEDQGLDYNEISFETSETSIWIVLGATLTCEDYPLPSQENFVFAENKEWKPFQFTNDFVLPGSALDWSRLVAEGPAGRWGRVRLGAKGGFEFTDRPGERIIFRGAAVWLSKLLYPTERLLPYCASNENFLDKRVIDSYVDEWRRRGFNLLRIDSIEETLRRDVEARPDFEMNPIQLDRLDYLISRLKQNGIYLYLDACQDWGGYQQNAGPSWEYKNPQSIKTDLRPKLFVDEGGSRKIWATGVRNFLTRTNRYTGTRLIDDPVLAVLNPYNEQDGSLSYHAFSPDWQKVWQDWLKRNVHDEAGLRAALTDEAGKCWLASGEDIGHLEASMKMLSEKNPRGLLMTRFLLAVETEMSQWYARTLRGLGYRGVLSAVYDVRKNLHYAPLRTLGDVVSQHGYYGVPMDRRMQQGSSLRSKLDYLTSIAATRLVDRPFLVTEYKHGWWNRYHYEEGLAAGALFALQDYDMMIAHCDPVYRSRVGIPHAYVIGPDPVARAAELLTGFIFANRAVSQSTNLLCLQVQEKDLLEQAALSGSAINTQQANLSLVARFGIAFEGLPGSPWATRKTAVRALIPLAGGSEVLSTMLASTALENTGREFDADAFTENLKRAGILNRDNRTRPKEGRFESDTGEIYLSARENLLTVQAPQCIGFNAEAGQKQKLGPVMFEGSTVRAGVAIVSLDRVPIPRSHRLLVFYLTDSQNTGATYDSDDCVQQLKGGGNPVLLRTGRLAFALEHEQSEKMRAWALGATGERVVVLPLTQTDGKLRLEVDTARLACGPTTFFEIALP, from the coding sequence ATGAGCATACGGGCAGCGGTGCTTTTCACTTCCATAATCTTTGCATGTTCGCTGCATGCGCAAACGAAACCCGCGCTCGAATTCCTTTTTGACGGATCATTGAAGAACACCGGCTCGTTCGGCGGCGAAGGGAAATTCGCGAACACCGCTGCCGGCGAAGAAGCGCGCTTCGGCGAAGGCATGATGAACGGCTGTCTCGACATGTGCTCCACGCGCGGCGGCATTGAGGATAAAACCGTGCCGCACGGCGGGGCAGTGCTTTTTCCTGCAGGCGCACTCGCAGGTGCATCGACGGTCACCGTCATTGCGGCGATATATCCCGCCGTTGTCGATGATCTCCCGCGTCGTATCGTCACGCTCTCTCCGCTGCTGCAGATATATGCGCAGAGCGGAGCGATAGTCCTTGCGGTGGGCAATTCGAAGAACGAGATAAAATTCCACAGCACTGGCATTCCCGTCGCCGCCGAGACGCCCGCAATAATCGCAGTCGTATGCGATGCGAAGAACAGGAATATTACCGCGTATCAATTCAAGAGCCGGGCCTTGGTCAAAACATTTTCCGAAAGTGCAATGCCTGACAATGCAGTGTTCGGCGGCGGGGTCATCGAGATAGGGAATGCGGGCGGCATACGTGCGTTCAAAGGGTATATCGACAGTGTGCGCATCTATGCATCCGCGCTTCCCGAGAACGAGATCGCATCGGTCATGAGCGCAGACAGGAAAGCGTTCACCGTACCGGCATCGGGTGCTGCCCCGATCGAGGAAGCCGCGGTTCTGGCCCGTATCGATATAGACGCCTCCGCAACGAAGGAGCCGCTCACCTATGTCTCGGGGGCAAGCGGCGTTCGCGGTGAACACCCGAGTTGGGGCGATGAAAAAACCAGGCCTCAGCGGCTCACGGTCGAATTTCCCTGTAACTTAAAAACTTGGACGCCTTTCCGGTTTCAAATCCAAACCGGTGATGCGGGCATTCTCGCCCTGCGATTTATGGGCCCCTACTCCCAAGGGTCTGGATCACGACCGCATTTTATCCCGGTGCTTTTTGACGACGTCAAGATCGAAGGGGCCGCTTTTGTCAATGGGGACATGGAATGGCCCCAGCAAGCCGCCTGGGAATTTCTCGAACAACAACGGGGCCAAGCGGATTTCGAAAAGGCCGGATTTTTGCACGACGAAAAGATCGCTCATTCCGGAAAAACGTGCCTGCGGGTTTGGACTTGGGTAACCGCACACCAGCGCCTCAAGGTGGGCACCAACCAACTTTTGACCATCAGTGGATGGGTGCGTCAGGATGAGACGCGGTCGAATGTCGTTTTGACCGGCATTCCCCCTAAGGGAAGTGTGCCCAGCGGCCCGGTTTTTTTCGCCTCAATCGAAAATGCTGCCAACATGGGTTTTGCGGATGCGCAGGCCGGAGATGGCAAGGGGGGGTGGTCTGATCAGGGTCCAGAAAACGATTTTAAGGAATTTGATCTCCAAGCCTCCAACTTTGGTGGCGTACCGTTTCGCATTGTAAACCCCCTCAAAAATCAAGGCCGCTCGATACTCACCTTTCGCAGTGAAAAATTTCCGGCCGGCATTCAGGTGGCGACTGTTCCCGTCGAAGCAAAAAAAGCGAGGTTTTTGTATCTCTTGCACACCACTTGTTGGAATGAGAGTAAGTCGGGAACGCCCGTGGGGACTATTCGCCTCAGACGAGCCAACCGCGATGAGAAGGTCATCGAAGTGCAATCGGGGCGGGAAGTCTCTGACTGGTGGACGCCGCGAGGACTGCCAAACGGGGCCCCGGTGGAAAAAAAGGACAATGGGAGCGCACGCGTGGGTGTCTTTCTCTCGCGTTTCCCCTTAGAGGACCAAGGTCTTGACTATAACGAAATCAGTTTTGAAACCAGTGAGACTTCGATCTGGATAGTGCTTGGTGCAACCCTAACGTGTGAAGATTATCCCCTGCCGAGCCAAGAGAATTTCGTATTTGCCGAAAACAAAGAATGGAAACCCTTCCAATTTACCAACGATTTTGTCCTGCCGGGCAGCGCGCTGGATTGGTCGCGCTTGGTGGCAGAAGGCCCTGCGGGTCGCTGGGGTCGCGTTCGCCTCGGAGCCAAAGGCGGATTTGAGTTCACCGATAGGCCCGGCGAGCGTATCATCTTTCGCGGTGCTGCGGTCTGGTTGAGCAAGCTGCTTTACCCGACAGAGCGCCTGCTTCCCTACTGCGCCAGCAATGAGAACTTTCTGGATAAGCGGGTGATCGACAGCTATGTGGATGAATGGCGTCGGCGCGGTTTTAACCTGCTACGCATTGACAGCATTGAGGAGACCCTGCGCCGGGATGTGGAGGCGCGCCCCGATTTCGAGATGAACCCGATCCAGTTGGATCGCCTCGATTACCTGATCTCCCGCCTGAAACAGAATGGCATCTACCTCTACCTTGATGCTTGTCAGGATTGGGGTGGCTACCAGCAGAATGCGGGGCCCTCGTGGGAGTACAAAAATCCGCAGTCGATCAAGACCGATCTGCGCCCCAAACTGTTCGTCGACGAAGGCGGCAGCCGGAAAATCTGGGCCACAGGGGTAAGGAATTTCCTAACCCGGACCAACCGTTATACCGGCACCCGGCTCATCGATGATCCGGTCTTGGCAGTGCTCAATCCGTACAATGAACAAGATGGCAGCCTCTCTTACCACGCGTTTTCTCCTGATTGGCAGAAAGTATGGCAGGACTGGCTGAAGCGAAACGTCCACGACGAAGCCGGCTTACGTGCGGCCTTGACTGACGAAGCCGGCAAATGCTGGCTGGCTTCCGGCGAAGATATTGGCCATCTCGAGGCATCGATGAAAATGCTGTCCGAGAAGAATCCCCGCGGACTGTTGATGACTCGCTTCCTGCTCGCGGTGGAGACCGAAATGTCGCAGTGGTACGCCCGAACGCTGCGCGGGCTCGGCTACCGGGGCGTTTTGTCGGCCGTCTATGACGTACGCAAGAACCTGCATTATGCACCCCTGCGCACCTTGGGAGATGTGGTCTCCCAGCATGGCTATTACGGCGTTCCCATGGACCGCCGGATGCAGCAGGGCAGCTCCCTGCGCTCGAAACTCGACTACCTGACGTCGATCGCAGCGACGCGGCTGGTGGATCGCCCATTCCTAGTCACCGAATACAAACACGGTTGGTGGAACCGTTACCATTATGAGGAGGGGTTGGCGGCCGGCGCCCTCTTTGCACTCCAGGATTACGATATGATGATCGCCCATTGCGACCCGGTTTACCGTTCGCGTGTCGGGATCCCCCATGCCTATGTGATCGGTCCCGATCCCGTAGCCCGGGCGGCCGAACTGTTGACCGGGTTCATTTTCGCCAACCGCGCCGTGAGCCAATCAACCAACCTGCTCTGCCTCCAGGTGCAAGAGAAAGACCTGCTGGAGCAGGCCGCGCTAAGCGGTTCTGCCATCAACACGCAGCAAGCCAACCTCTCCCTCGTCGCCCGCTTCGGAATCGCCTTTGAGGGTCTTCCAGGCAGCCCCTGGGCGACTCGGAAAACGGCTGTTCGCGCGCTGATCCCCTTGGCGGGTGGCTCGGAAGTCCTCTCGACCATGCTCGCGTCGACCGCGCTTGAAAACACGGGCCGTGAGTTCGACGCTGATGCGTTCACGGAAAACTTGAAACGTGCCGGCATCCTCAACCGGGACAACCGCACCCGGCCCAAGGAAGGCCGTTTCGAGAGCGATACCGGAGAGATCTATTTAAGTGCCCGCGAAAACCTGCTCACGGTCCAGGCACCGCAGTGCATCGGCTTCAACGCTGAGGCCGGCCAAAAACAAAAATTGGGTCCTGTGATGTTCGAGGGCTCCACCGTGCGCGCCGGGGTGGCCATCGTCTCGCTCGACCGCGTACCAATCCCCCGAAGCCATCGTCTCCTGGTCTTCTACCTCACGGACAGCCAGAATACCGGGGCAACGTATGATTCCGACGACTGCGTGCAGCAGCTTAAGGGTGGGGGCAACCCTGTGCTGTTGCGTACTGGCCGTCTGGCCTTTGCACTCGAACATGAGCAATCCGAGAAAATGCGCGCATGGGCGCTGGGAGCGACTGGAGAAAGGGTGGTGGTTTTGCCGCTGACTCAAACGGATGGCAAACTGCGTCTTGAGGTCGACACCGCTCGACTGGCTTGTGGCCCTACTACCTTTTTTGAAATTGCGCTGCCATAG